The candidate division KSB1 bacterium genome has a segment encoding these proteins:
- a CDS encoding PorV/PorQ family protein: MRYKGFIAVLLTGVLLLSSATVFAGTGKRIATAGATELLIPVGARSTALSGANTAGVFGIDAIYWNPAGVAMAESNTEAMFSHQNWIGDIDVNYLAVATQVSRVGAIGLSLKTLSFGDIMETTVTNPEGTGKVFSPTYLTVGLTYSRKMTDRILFGATAKLVTERIMSTGAQGVGFDFGLQYVSPVSGLKLGVVLTNFGTNMKFIGTDLERRVIMPGTEAGTVQTSVSIPTASFDLPSQLKLGVSYALNLGEQINLDLMGAFVNNAYAYDQYIAGAELSLRDFLFLRGAYSLAFKEGLGENESGKFVSASEDYLFGPSFGLGVKFNVGFPVTLDYAYRLTEFFNNAQFFCLTVGF, translated from the coding sequence ATGAGATATAAAGGATTTATCGCAGTACTCTTGACGGGCGTTCTCCTGCTGTCGAGTGCGACCGTTTTCGCCGGCACCGGGAAGCGCATCGCCACGGCCGGAGCGACCGAGCTGCTGATCCCGGTCGGCGCGCGTTCCACGGCTTTGAGCGGCGCCAACACTGCAGGAGTGTTCGGCATCGACGCGATCTATTGGAACCCGGCCGGCGTGGCCATGGCGGAAAGCAACACCGAAGCGATGTTCTCGCATCAAAACTGGATCGGCGACATCGACGTGAACTATCTTGCGGTTGCCACGCAGGTCAGCCGCGTCGGCGCCATCGGTTTGAGCCTTAAAACCCTCAGCTTCGGCGACATTATGGAGACCACCGTTACCAATCCCGAAGGCACCGGCAAGGTGTTTTCACCCACCTATCTGACCGTCGGACTGACCTACAGCCGCAAGATGACCGACCGCATTCTGTTCGGCGCCACGGCAAAACTGGTCACCGAGCGCATCATGAGCACGGGCGCGCAGGGTGTCGGCTTTGACTTTGGTCTGCAATACGTCAGTCCGGTCTCCGGTCTCAAGCTGGGCGTGGTGCTGACCAATTTCGGCACCAATATGAAGTTCATCGGTACCGATCTGGAGCGCCGCGTGATCATGCCCGGCACCGAAGCCGGAACCGTGCAGACCTCGGTCTCGATCCCGACGGCTTCGTTCGACTTACCGTCACAGCTCAAGCTGGGCGTTTCTTATGCCCTCAACCTCGGCGAACAGATCAATCTCGATCTGATGGGCGCTTTTGTGAACAACGCTTACGCCTATGATCAGTACATTGCCGGCGCCGAGCTGTCGCTGCGCGACTTTTTATTCCTGCGCGGTGCTTATTCTCTGGCATTCAAAGAAGGATTGGGTGAGAACGAAAGCGGCAAGTTCGTTTCGGCGAGCGAAGACTATCTCTTCGGGCCGTCGTTCGGACTGGGCGTCAAGTTCAACGTCGGTTTTCCGGTCACGTTGGATTATGCGTACCG